The Anopheles moucheti chromosome 3, idAnoMoucSN_F20_07, whole genome shotgun sequence genome contains the following window.
CATACTGAGTTGAAATGAATAATGTCGATAGAGCGAGTGCCGAAATTTGATGTAGAAATAATTTAAGGACTATATCAGATTGATCACACCTGAACGTTGGGCAATATGTacgcgcctaaatgtatgcaaaatgtTGTATGAAAAGCAATCCAGCGTTGACACTAGGAATGCTGGCATCATTTCCCGAGCTATGTGTATCAAAAGCTGAATAATTCTAACAGGATGTTTTCTAGGCACTGTGAATGCTTAATACGTTAAAGTAAAATTATGCAGAAATTTGAAGTTAACACTACCAACTCCTAGTGTGTTATCATTAACCAAAAAGACGAAAGGGACAAGATCCGCCAAATCAGTGACAGAcaagaaaattgtttaaacgAAACTCTACTTTCCATTTCAGatatattttcaaatttttattaaaatttttctATAATTCTACTAAACCTACTAAACCAAACTCAGTACTCCAACGTACCGATGGTTTCCAATATggatgtaaaataaattacctCACGCATCGCTCTATCCTTTCGAATCTGTAATGTGGCAACGTTCCAGTAATTATCCTTATGTCATCCACACATTTAATTACACGGAACCTCTTCAATCGCACCATCATCCGCATGCACTCTTGCTGGCGAAGCGATAACCTAAAtaaaacacccacacacatatataccCACACTTCAATACGGGCGCATAAACGCACCGAACCAAACGAACGGTCCCAAAATCAACCATGCTAGTTCGTCGGAAAACAACGCCCAATACAATCACATGCCGTTGTACGGCCTATGTCCCTTTCGTGGAGGCTTCACAACACGTCCGAACGAACGCAGTGGAACGGAATATTACTATCAGCTTGGTCCCCTCCGTCCACGCTCAAGAGTCAAATCAAGAAGGCCCGGATGCGCCCGGGCCCACCCGGGCCCTGCCAGGCACGTACGAACCGGCACACACACGCCCATGATAAACAACAGATATGTTTACTTCATTATGGAAATTATGCCCTGGCCGTGCATCCTCTCGCACAAACTGAGTGACCAGCGAGGAGTACCCGGAACGACCATCAACGAACGACCCATTGTGTCCTTGCGTCGTCCTTCGTGATTCGGCTCCCCCCAATTCCTGCTGACACAAATTGGTTCCCTCAGAGCTCTCCCAACATGGGCTCTAATCATTCAAACTGTACTACAATAGCATCCCGTCTGCTGGCTGGCCCACTTGCAGGACCCGGGGAAAAATGTCCCCAGAACCGCCGCACGCCAAAAGCAGCTGAAACTGTGTGATGAGATAAATTCAatcatttaattgaatttccgACATGATAATACTTCGGGGGTGATTTTTCTTCCGGGCCATTGGTGGGGTTTCAAGGTTGCAGCAACTTTTTCGGTCCGACTTTCGCATGCCCGGGGGTATTTTGGGAAGGAACTCTTATTAAATTAGAGTACCAGCGGCATGCTCGCCCGGTTAGCTACAGTTActttttttcatctcatttACCAACGAGTTTGATCTTTACCATGATAAGAATAAATTACTACAAATCAAGTAATATAAAAGCATGCTCCTTCTTCCTATTCCGCTTGATTATACGTAAGCTTCGTCGCGTGCACTTATTTCTCTTTGcataaaatgttgtaaaagCTGCCCTGCCCTCAAATGATGACGGGAAAAAACACGCGTCTTTGAAAAATCATGATTAATTGGAAAGGTTTCCGAGTTCAACTTCCTTAATCCCACGACCTGAAGCCATCGACCACGGCTGCGAATGCTCATGTAAGCCGTGTGTCCTGCATTACTAATCACGATCCACCATTCTTTGCCTGCCAGCATATACCGAGTCTCGCTGTTCATGTAATCACACCTTCCAACTACGGAACTTCAGCCATTTTGCTCATCAGCCTCACCGAGCAAGGATTACTTCATCATGTCTCGgagcgaagcgaaaaaaaaactagcccCGGCATCCTCCCTAACCGCCAGCTCGTGCTCGTGCTTCTGGAATGGATGTGCAAAATGAGTTGTAGGAACGAAGATAAAAACCAGATGTCCACCGGATTATGCATCCCACGAATAAAGGCGGGCCCCCATTATTCGCATCCCTTTTCGCAAACCCCTCTGCCCCGGAAATGCTAACACCCATTTCTGGAGCATCATCATCCCTTTTGGCCGAACGAAAGGAAACGAGTGCCATCTCGTCTCGAGACATTCGCCAAGGATGGTCGGTCCCCGTCGTGAATTCCCCTCCGCCCGATCCCCGATCGCCAGCCAGGGCAGTAATTTTCGACGACATCATCCAAATCACCATCCCACCATTGACGGGACACTGGGCCGGCAAACGATGCTCCATAATGAACTACTACGGCGGGGAGATCGTGCACCGCCGAAATCATCTCTTCGAACACCCAACACCCATTAAGCAAAGTGAATTACCGAACTTACTGCAAAAGATTCGCCACCAGAGACAAAGGGAGGCCTACTCCAGGCCTAATTCCAGGCCACGCTAAGGCACACGCGAAATATGGCCGTCGTTGTATCACGCACCTCACAACAGGATGACACCAGTCATTATGGTGTCAATGGTTTATGACATGTCAATGTGAGACGATTCCCTGCTTCGGGCCGGCCAGTctcatccgttttttttccaagaATAGATTAAAATCGCGATTTGTGAGCAtggttgtggaaaaaaaaaacgtttcccGCTAGCCATCTGGGGTTTTGTGGGCTGTATTGTGTGATGAAATTTTACACTGACTTTTACAGCCCATTAACCGTAGCACCCGGTAGCCAGCAAAtggggtgtatgtgtgtcggGCTGATCGAAATGCGGAAACCGCGAAAAAGCGGAAGTTGTCCGGTGACTGGATGCGCACGTACACGACAATATTTGCAGTGCAGTCGTAAAATGTGCTCAAATAATGTGACACTGGTAGGGCGTGTGGTgataaatttttcaatttgtcgcatgtttttttgtttgtgctttgctttgcCCTCCATTCGCTCTAGTCGGGAGCAAAGGATGACATAATATTTGTTTCTGGTGACCTTCGGCCGGCGTTCCCCCCCCGGCGCGCGCGCATCGTCAGTTCGTGCTGATGATAGTGAATGTTATACGGTctttttaaaagttttaatCATCATTAACGCCTCCGAAATGACCCAACACAGTGGGTGAGCCCGAAGAACATCAAAGAGCTTGTTAATGGATCAGTAAGCATAAACGTGGCTACCGAAGTGCGTACTGTAATGTAAGTACCGTAAAACACCGTAACCTGCCAGGACTTCCGTTAATGAACCGGCATTGTTTAGTGCAAGTGTTCTTTATTAAAAGGGTTCAAGAAGTAAACCTTGTTTAACTTTTAACTCCTCCGTAACTGATTCATCTTTTAATGGCATTTATTTTAGATTTCTGGCATCATAATTTTAATGGCTTCGTTAGCCAGATTTTTAGTATACTATTTTACTAGTTATGCTCCAAgagtattgttttaaaatttatgtcTACCATTTcttgtattatttttccataACCAATGTAGCTGCAGGAAAGCAGAGCGTTAGCTAGCACAAATCCATCACAAACTACCGCTCAACGCACTTCCCTGCAAATAAATCTTCAGCGTTCGTTTCGATGCCAGAAGTTAACCAGATGTTTGCTTTTCCACCGCGATTGGCCTtttcaagattttttttcccccgacAGCCACCCAATCAGCAGTTCAGAAAATGTTCCCTGACCGTTCGTTCGAGCGTGCCCATGGAAAACTCCTcgtaaggaaaagaaaaatcttgATCCAAACTTTCAATCATAACAGCTTTTTGTAACTTCCTTGTTAGCGCGGGTgaaggtggaaaagtttttttcccccactaTTGCTTCCCATTAGCTGCACTGCAAGGTGGTAACGACGGTTGCGATGGTTTATATGCGataacagcaacagaaaatCTCATGTATTTCAACTCGAATCTGCACATCGTGTgccgtattgcattgcatcaaGTTAGCACTGCGAAACAACGTAACGAGCACCGTAACTGGTCGAATTGGTGGGAAACGTTCCATCGATTTACTTCAGTGTTAATTGTTTCACCCAATTGATTCGTTATTAATTAACATCAAATGGGCTAAATTGTGCAGGATGATCGGGTGAGGTAATTATAATAAACCGTTCGAATGAACCTGTGCTTTGATCGGGATGGAATAATAGACTACTCCCGGTACCGTAACTAACAAGCAGAGCAACAGTGGCAACTACGAGTGTATATTACACACGAAGGGTGGTTGTATCGTTGCCGACTGGAAATAATTAGACATGAAtaaatgtgcatttttttatttttaatcccTGGAAAACATTTCTGATTGTTTGATGCCATGAAAACTGGTATTTATTAAATGTTCCTGTTAATGATGATAATGTAGCAGCAAATAATAGAAAATATGCACCTCACGCTTTGTAGCAGTCGCTTGATTATAATAATTACAATCGTTTGATATTACTGGTAAGTATGGATTGTGCATTGCGGATTATAATGAGCATTGTAATCATTGGAAGCATGtaaaaacaactacaaaatgaACTATTAGCATGATGTAAGGAAAAAACAGACATTACACCTTCATTGCAACATACCGCGACTATAATGTCTGGTAACCAAAGTTTTATCAGATTTTttaagtacaaagtacgttccTTTTTCATATGTGACGGAACCATCTTAGCCAGGTTTGAGAGGATTTTAAGCGCATATTTGTGAAAGGACTACAAAATATGAATTGAACTCTATATCGTACAGCGAATAAGACTCACAATTTACTTAACAGGTTAGCTGAAAATTGGGCCTGACACATATATGGCGCTAGTAGATTGCCATCCATATCATTTTcagtttgtaccaaccttgaAACGAGCTCTgccaaaatttgacagcatttGGACAATAACCTagtgagctagagcattttgtgttcTGGGAAATCATGGTAAAGAAGGAATTTCACGAATTGATAAAgtattgctttttgaaggggaaaatacagttgaagccaaaaattTGCTTGATGAAGATTTTTTGGACATtgctccaccaaaatcaaccatcaattATTGGTATGTATGCTTAATTAaaatgtggtaaaatgagccttGAGGACgatgaacacagtggacgcccagaagaaaaacattacagaagaaaacatttaaaaaatccacaaaattaataaaagcaaccgtaatgtgaagttgatcgagatagctgacaccctaacgatgtctaaggaacgtgttggacatatcgttcacgagtatttggatatgagaaagctctgtgcaaaatggctgccgcgcgaacTCACATTTGACCAGAAACAACAATGATTTGATGATTCGAAGctgtgtttggagctgtttgagcgaaataaatccgagtttttgcgtcgaTATGTTATCATGGATGAGACTTGGATCCAAtacactccaaagtccaatggAGAGTAATTCGAGTGGacaggacgcgatgaacctgctccaaagcggggaaaacgcaacaatcagtgaAGGTGGCCTTGGTCTTCAGGTGCCAGATCTGAAGCGTAAAGCTCTGTTGACAAATAGACACACAAAAACTATAGAATTCACCACTATATCCAAGCTTGCATTGCAAAACACAGACAATCCACCCAATATTTCAGCTTCAAACCTTCCTTGCATAAAATCCGTTATACAAGAAACAGCATATCTTCCGAGGAAAATTAGAGAAAATTTATCAAGTATGAGCATTTACGAACATTATTTAAGACAACTACCACAACCGAAAATATGTACACAATACTCGTCCAAAAATTGGAAGCAAATATGGAGAAATCTACACAATAGTAATATGACAAGCAACCAGAAAAACCTTTACTTCTATTTAATTCACGGAAAGGTACACAACAATGAAACACCtaaaaaaatgaacattagaaactcggaactatgtgaaaaatgcaatgatATAGAATCGCTAGAACATAAATACGCAACTTGTCccatgatgaaaaaaaaattgggatttttttctaaaatttaccaaacaatcaatttgtacaaaaactCAAAGCTGGGAAGAACTAGTTTTCCCTGATACCACCAAGAAAAGAGCGATtctcaaacaatttattaattacataaatgcaGTTAATCAAAACCCCGATGTAGACATAAGTGAGGAATTATTAAGTATAGAATTTTAGACTAAGAAATTTcatattgaaatacagtttttgtttaaatctataaaaaaaatcagttgGCAAgtttatggcgtcaattttttttcgtcaaTCGGCTTCAATTCGGCGTCAATTCGTCAAGGAAAGACAATTAACAGCGACACGTATATCAAGTTATTgcagcgtttgaaggacgaaatcgcctaAAACCGaccacatttgaagaagaagaaaaatttgCTTCACCAAGACAACGctccgtgccacaaatcagtgaaaataatggcaaaaattcaagAACTATGCTACGAATTACTACCTCCTTCCCACCGTATTCCCCAGATCTGACTCCCAGCGACTATTTCCTTTTGTCGCATCTCAAAAGGGATGCTcgctgagaagaaattttcgtcggatgaaACGAGTGATCcccgaaactgaggcctatTGTGAAGCttaggacaaatactactacaaaaatggtatcgaaaaattgaaagtatgttgaataaaaacaaactattttgCAAGAAATTGTGTTTTACTATCATAAGCCCAACAATTATCAACCCACCTGTTATCTCATCAGAATGGCATCGGACATATTTCAGGTCGTGAAGTTTTTCTAGGTCATCCCCATGGAAAAAGGGATGATGGTACGTTCTAACTAACGAAGTTAAGTTCGAACTGTAGACATATCGTCGatactaactttttttttgagaaagtCATTAGGAGTGACTAAATATTTTAAGGAACCttcattttatgaaaattgGGTAAAAATAAGACTTTCTGAAAATACCTCAATCAGTACTTGTTAAGTAACTAATATTCCTAGCAGAAGGGTATAATATGCACGTAAACCAGAATCAAACTCCATGTTTATCAACAGTATCAAGAGTGCTGTTAAATTAAACTCTTGTGATTGGCAATTAATGTGCGCAACGCAACGTCACCGTTAGTCAGCACATAACCGCACGCTTTGAACAGTCTGGTACAAAAACTCTATTGAGTTTAATAACTTCCACtcgagcgagaaaaaaaaagcgcagaTTAGATAACCCTAACATTAATCTGGAGCGATTCGCACCAAACCCACCACACAGCGTGAGTCGTCAAATGCGAATGGGCCATCACAGCGTATCATGACCGTTCGCTTGTCCCACAACAAatctcacacgcacacacacgcagataGCCGCCCCCCCCGCTGAAGTTCACAGCAGCCCTGCCCAGAACCggtccagcagcagttgcagATGATTATCGCGCCAGCGATCACGCTGCGCACTCACGCAAACAAACGTCAGTCATCCGTCAAAAGCCGAAAGAAAAGAACCGTGCGTACCGTGTGTGCGAACGCCGGTGTCCGAAAGCCCCGGTTCCCCGGTAAACAAAGACGCGCATCCGCAACGATGTCCGACCTGACGACGGTTTTCTACGCCACGGTAgcagtgctgctgctggtaatGCCCGCCCTACAGTGGCTGATCCGGCGTGCACAGATGAGCCAAATTTACGACAAGATACCCGGCCCGAAAGCGTACCCATTCGTCGGTACgctgtatttgtttttcggcaaaaaGTCCCACGGTAAGTCCTTGTGGTTCTCTCGGGTGTGGCACCCCCGGGGGGGGGAGAAAGCATCAGTTCAAACTAATCCGCAGAGTGATGCGTTCGCAGAGATATTCACGCTGATCGATCAAAGAACGCGCCAGTACGATGGAATTCATCGCATCTGGATGGGGATGACGCCGGAGGTACGACTGAGCCGGGCGGAGTACGTCGAACAGATCATCAGTGCGAGCAAGCACACGGAAAAGTCCAACCTGTACCGCTTTCTGGCCGACTGGTTGGGCGAAGGTTTGCTCACATCGAAAGGTGCTGTGTTTCTGTGTGGGGCTTTGTGTTTTCCGGCCCGTCTTCCGCTAACTGCTGCCGTCTTCGTTGCAGGGGAACGTTGGTTCCAGCATCGGAAGCTCATTACACCGACCTTCCACTTCAACATTCTCGATGGATTCTGCGAGGTGTTTGCCGAGAATGGGACCGTGTTGGTCGAACGCTTGCAGCAACACGCCGACACCGGCCGTCCGGTGAACATCTATCCCTTCATAACGAAGGCCGCACTGGACGTAATTTGCGGTATGTACCAGCCGTACCGTACCGCATCCAATGCCGGAACCCTTTGTACACTTTTCACCATATTCGCTTCCCCCAGAAACGGCCATGGGCGTAAAGGTGCACGCGCAAACGAGCGGCGAAGACAACGCGTACGTGAACGCCGTTTACGAGTAAGCCGCACCCGATGCTACATCCCCACGTTTGAGACACTAAGCCTAATGAGCTGTCCtggctcgtgtgtgtgtgtttcctttttggcaGATTAAGCTCACTGTTTCTCGAGCGGCTCATACGCCCCTGGCTGCATCCAGAGTGGACATTTAAGCGTTCCGCACTCGGCAGAAAGCAACGCGAGCTGCTTGAAGTGCTGCATGGCTACACACGCAAGGTGATTGCTGCACCATTCAAGCGGTATCAATTAAATAGAAAATCGGTCTCAACCCGCCATTCTCATCCTTTCCACGGCAGGTCATCCGCGAAAGGAAGCTAGCGTTGCAACAGAACGACCACGAATCGCAGCAGCCGACGGAAAATGAATTCGGGCGCAGAAAACGATTGGCATTTCTCGATCTGCTGCTTCGCAGTGCTACCGATACCGGCCTCCTCACCGATGAAGACGTCCGCGAAGAAGTCGACACATTTATGTTCGAAGTAAGGCACGGACGGGAATGAAAAGATAACTTACAAACCGTACCGTTCCGCTTGCAATGTTGAACGACTtgctttacacacaca
Protein-coding sequences here:
- the LOC128303394 gene encoding cytochrome P450 4C1-like, producing the protein MSDLTTVFYATVAVLLLVMPALQWLIRRAQMSQIYDKIPGPKAYPFVGTLYLFFGKKSHEIFTLIDQRTRQYDGIHRIWMGMTPEVRLSRAEYVEQIISASKHTEKSNLYRFLADWLGEGLLTSKGERWFQHRKLITPTFHFNILDGFCEVFAENGTVLVERLQQHADTGRPVNIYPFITKAALDVICETAMGVKVHAQTSGEDNAYVNAVYELSSLFLERLIRPWLHPEWTFKRSALGRKQRELLEVLHGYTRKVIRERKLALQQNDHESQQPTENEFGRRKRLAFLDLLLRSATDTGLLTDEDVREEVDTFMFEGHDTTTAGMSWALFLLALHPEVQERVHQEIDSIFGGSDRPATMQDLNEMKLLERCLKETLRLYPSVAFFGRTLSEDVTLGGYHVPAGTIIGIHTYNVHRDERFFPDAETFDPDRFLPENSERRHPYAYIPFSAGPRNCIGQKFALLEEKSLVSAILRRFRIRSYRTRSEQLIVNELITRPKDGILLYLEKRGH